From Thalassococcus sp. S3, one genomic window encodes:
- a CDS encoding 4Fe-4S binding protein, with product MFARTSERSMFTLRSALLLAWLGLIASLFWDPVTAELTRPENLSSPFRIDKPVAEMQGQTYDVPPYEMGARIFWTMAVPLVPLFLMVFGHEAWRRICPLSMASQIPRYLGLRRWKTKVQRRTGKLDRVLALIDQDSWLARNVWYFQFWLLFLGINARLLFINSDRTALAIALLSIIVAAIVVGILWGGKTWCNYFCPVNVVQKIYTEPRGLLESAPHLLRPRLPQSICRSSGPNGDQTACVACTASCGDIDLERSYWDGISNPQRRKVYYMFLGLIVGFYGYYYLYSGNWDYYFSGFWTHEADTLGKLLDPGFFLMGREVPIPKLAAVPITMSLSCLTSLIIGMLAERLYRYIRRNDTITEADIINQCLSVSAWLSINTFYFFGGRPNLLLLPSLAMHVVDLVIVALSTMWLWQALQCSPLKYQRESMASSLLGQLKKLKVDVSRYLGGRPLDDLKPDEIYVLTKVLPAFSHEQKLMAYRNILDEAITLGTTASPSSLRLLHDFRTQMDISDAEHLRLLEELGVPDTSTADIVQLSDAEKQACLANYREIVGSSVAERISTGLSLDAILNDRTFQSTIEIMQASLQITGAEHQRVIAELCGPGGRLSQAMLETNESLAEKLAVRLAIEATDTGDPLTASLVELTLRVLDTQIAALLSHGLSILRVLQDAPPARWHAADMAALAGDLLDRMMQGDVAPDQSMTWKTTLAPEIVQILQGHDPQDIFPEPMDRPDDIPPRNLRDVVSASFDRKASFEVLLSDDDHFLLALGLTLYTYEDLECARSAAARLMQEVPDGHWLLQDVFDRLTDPDAVRQQDQNPDLAIRAELTLPGQPVQVMTFRDGQLSVGRALSNDIVIAHPSVWAYHGALRFSHGDLRLVRVGSAELAVNSKAVLDESTILPADATVRFGPPGDNAPSLKLHWEEDAANGRILPLEPVMRMAMLGQNRQLRNLPIRTLSEIAATARIRRQVLGDKILPKDADIYSYLVSFGSVRAFDPGDFETATTQIFEAGDLIEPSLTQTGSPIVLEVASDFALTIQLEDHPELAVARQKAGASVRRQPTPAMDATIFDVTPAHSD from the coding sequence ATGTTCGCTCGCACCTCGGAACGCAGCATGTTCACTCTGAGATCAGCGCTGTTGCTTGCATGGCTGGGGCTGATCGCATCCTTGTTTTGGGACCCCGTCACGGCTGAGCTGACCCGGCCAGAAAACCTCTCCAGCCCGTTTCGGATCGATAAGCCCGTTGCCGAGATGCAGGGGCAGACCTACGATGTTCCGCCCTACGAGATGGGCGCGCGCATCTTCTGGACGATGGCCGTTCCTCTTGTGCCGCTGTTTCTGATGGTGTTCGGGCACGAGGCATGGCGCAGGATCTGCCCGCTCTCGATGGCCTCACAAATCCCCCGCTACCTGGGGCTGCGCCGGTGGAAGACAAAGGTCCAACGTCGCACCGGCAAACTTGACCGGGTCCTGGCGCTGATTGATCAGGACAGCTGGCTCGCCCGTAATGTCTGGTACTTCCAGTTCTGGCTTCTGTTCCTGGGCATCAATGCCAGGCTGCTATTCATAAACAGCGATCGCACCGCGCTGGCCATCGCGCTCTTGTCCATCATCGTCGCTGCGATCGTGGTTGGCATTCTTTGGGGCGGCAAGACATGGTGTAACTACTTCTGCCCCGTAAACGTGGTGCAAAAGATCTATACCGAGCCGCGCGGCCTGCTGGAAAGTGCGCCACATCTGCTTCGTCCGCGCCTGCCGCAATCCATTTGCAGATCCTCCGGCCCGAACGGCGATCAGACCGCCTGTGTCGCCTGCACCGCAAGCTGCGGCGACATCGATCTTGAGCGCTCCTACTGGGACGGCATCAGCAACCCACAACGCCGCAAGGTCTATTATATGTTCCTGGGTCTGATCGTGGGCTTTTATGGCTATTACTATCTCTATTCGGGAAACTGGGACTACTACTTCTCTGGCTTCTGGACGCACGAGGCCGACACGCTGGGCAAACTGCTCGACCCTGGATTTTTCCTGATGGGCCGCGAAGTTCCCATCCCGAAACTCGCCGCCGTTCCGATCACGATGAGCTTGAGTTGCCTGACATCCCTGATCATCGGCATGCTGGCGGAACGGCTTTACCGCTACATCCGGCGCAATGACACGATCACCGAGGCGGATATCATCAACCAGTGTCTGAGCGTCAGTGCATGGTTGTCGATCAACACATTCTACTTCTTCGGCGGCAGACCCAACCTTTTGCTGCTTCCGTCGCTCGCCATGCATGTGGTGGATCTTGTGATCGTCGCCCTGTCCACCATGTGGCTCTGGCAGGCCCTTCAATGCTCGCCGCTGAAGTATCAGCGCGAAAGCATGGCTTCGAGCCTGCTTGGCCAACTCAAGAAGCTGAAAGTCGATGTCAGTCGCTATCTTGGCGGACGGCCTCTGGACGACCTCAAACCGGATGAGATTTATGTTTTGACAAAGGTTTTGCCGGCGTTCTCGCATGAGCAAAAGCTGATGGCTTATCGCAACATCCTGGACGAGGCGATCACGCTGGGCACGACGGCGAGCCCCTCCTCGCTTCGATTGCTGCACGATTTCCGCACACAAATGGATATCTCGGATGCCGAGCATTTACGGCTGCTGGAAGAATTGGGCGTGCCCGATACCAGCACCGCCGACATCGTGCAGCTCAGCGATGCGGAAAAACAGGCCTGCTTGGCGAATTACAGAGAGATCGTCGGGTCCAGCGTTGCGGAGCGCATTTCGACCGGACTGTCCCTTGACGCGATCCTGAATGATCGGACCTTTCAATCGACCATCGAGATCATGCAGGCCAGCCTTCAGATCACCGGTGCGGAACACCAAAGGGTGATCGCTGAACTCTGCGGCCCCGGCGGACGGCTCAGTCAGGCGATGCTTGAAACAAACGAAAGCCTGGCCGAGAAGCTTGCCGTGCGTCTGGCGATAGAGGCCACCGATACCGGCGACCCACTAACAGCCAGCCTTGTAGAACTCACACTGCGGGTTCTGGATACCCAGATTGCCGCCCTGCTGTCTCATGGCCTGTCGATATTGCGGGTTCTGCAGGATGCCCCGCCAGCCCGCTGGCATGCGGCGGATATGGCCGCATTGGCAGGCGATCTGCTGGATCGAATGATGCAGGGCGATGTAGCACCTGACCAAAGCATGACCTGGAAGACCACGCTGGCGCCTGAGATCGTGCAGATCCTGCAGGGCCACGATCCGCAAGACATCTTCCCGGAACCGATGGACCGGCCGGACGATATTCCGCCCCGCAATCTGCGGGATGTGGTCAGCGCCAGCTTTGACCGCAAAGCGAGTTTCGAAGTCCTTCTGAGCGACGACGACCATTTTCTTCTCGCCCTTGGGCTGACACTCTACACCTACGAGGATCTCGAATGCGCACGCTCCGCCGCGGCACGTCTCATGCAGGAGGTGCCGGACGGCCATTGGCTCTTGCAGGACGTCTTTGACCGGCTGACCGATCCCGATGCGGTGCGCCAACAGGACCAAAACCCAGATCTCGCAATCCGCGCTGAACTTACGCTTCCCGGTCAGCCGGTTCAGGTCATGACCTTCCGCGATGGCCAATTGTCGGTCGGACGTGCACTGAGCAATGATATCGTCATCGCGCATCCCTCCGTTTGGGCCTATCACGGCGCGCTGAGGTTCAGCCACGGTGATCTACGGCTTGTCCGCGTCGGCTCTGCCGAGCTTGCCGTCAATTCCAAAGCCGTCCTTGATGAATCCACCATTCTACCGGCGGATGCGACGGTCAGATTTGGGCCGCCCGGCGACAATGCTCCGTCGTTGAAACTGCACTGGGAAGAGGACGCCGCAAATGGCCGGATCCTTCCGCTGGAACCGGTGATGCGGATGGCAATGTTGGGGCAGAACCGCCAGCTGCGAAATCTGCCAATACGAACATTGAGTGAGATCGCGGCCACCGCCCGGATCCGCCGGCAGGTTCTGGGTGACAAAATTCTTCCGAAAGACGCGGATATCTACAGCTATCTCGTCTCGTTCGGATCCGTCCGAGCCTTTGATCCAGGCGACTTCGAGACCGCGACGACGCAGATCTTCGAGGCCGGTGACCTGATCGAACCATCCCTGACGCAAACGGGCTCTCCGATCGTGCTGGAGGTCGCAAGCGATTTCGCCTTGACCATCCAGCTTGAGGACCATCCCGAGCTTGCAGTAGCGCGCCAGAAAGCGGGCGCCAGCGTCAGGCGCCAGCCCACCCCTGCTATGGATGCAACGATTTTCGATGTGACACCGGCCCATTCCGACTGA
- a CDS encoding hybrid-cluster NAD(P)-dependent oxidoreductase yields the protein MTTTLSQLQAHDASNGLANIMFSIFVAIADSENDIQPQEVRRFQALLKDPSWTDNEDALDALHIMRADYASIWAAYEAGSLKVDFDTLSASLADLDAGLGETRAASFKRSLNRFLQQLELGGSYPALKFNMGEQKGRAKARAQVESLLSDETADEAASVPTSEPRERPAHPPAQALARTGNRALSSTRCIWPATRLAPQGDHLWQGVRTRVRCVGVRQETHDCKTYTFLAEPLVLFDFKPGQFVTLELPIDGRLLRRSYTISSSPSRPYSLSITVKCVEKGWVSNWLFSNMQVGTELDILGPSGGFTCVDHPADRLLFLSGGSGITPMMSMLRWLNDTSTDADVVFMNSVRTPQDVIFHQELLHLSAEMGERLQLAIVPSIVPNGLAWNGLHGRIDEAQLRSFAPDFLEREVFVCGPNGYMDAVRQMLDGLGFPMERYHDESFGGSVSKIPPQALAPQQRPNSLPADPKESQPIRLPVATVETTKEKPRAGAAEVTLDDTDDVFLVQPGQTILEAAEQNGITLDSACRSGACGTCKMRVLSGQVDMEDTGALSVEEVSEGYVLTCLGTAEGKVTLTT from the coding sequence ATGACGACGACACTCTCCCAACTTCAGGCCCATGACGCATCAAACGGCCTTGCGAACATTATGTTCTCGATCTTCGTCGCGATCGCTGACAGCGAAAATGACATTCAGCCGCAGGAGGTACGCCGTTTCCAGGCGTTGCTGAAAGATCCAAGCTGGACGGATAACGAAGACGCATTGGACGCTCTGCACATCATGCGGGCAGACTACGCGTCCATCTGGGCAGCCTATGAGGCGGGCAGTCTCAAGGTCGATTTCGATACCCTGTCAGCGAGCTTGGCAGACCTTGATGCAGGCCTGGGTGAGACACGCGCGGCCTCGTTCAAACGTTCGCTGAACCGTTTTTTGCAACAGCTAGAGCTGGGAGGCAGCTATCCCGCTCTGAAATTCAACATGGGCGAGCAAAAAGGACGCGCCAAGGCACGCGCACAGGTCGAGAGCCTTCTGAGTGACGAAACGGCTGATGAAGCCGCTTCCGTACCAACCTCCGAGCCGCGGGAACGCCCAGCGCACCCGCCGGCCCAGGCGCTCGCAAGGACCGGCAACCGGGCGCTGTCGTCCACCAGATGTATCTGGCCTGCAACGAGGCTCGCGCCTCAGGGCGATCACCTGTGGCAAGGTGTGCGCACACGCGTTCGCTGTGTTGGGGTCAGGCAAGAAACCCATGACTGCAAAACCTATACGTTCCTTGCCGAACCTCTTGTGCTCTTTGATTTCAAACCCGGACAATTCGTAACCCTCGAATTGCCCATCGACGGACGGTTGCTACGCCGCAGTTACACAATTTCGTCCTCACCGTCGCGCCCGTATTCCCTGTCGATCACCGTCAAATGCGTTGAAAAGGGCTGGGTCTCCAACTGGCTTTTCAGCAACATGCAGGTCGGAACAGAACTGGATATACTTGGGCCGTCGGGCGGATTTACCTGCGTCGATCATCCGGCTGATCGACTGCTGTTTCTATCCGGGGGCAGCGGCATCACTCCGATGATGTCGATGTTGCGCTGGCTCAACGATACGTCGACGGATGCGGACGTGGTGTTCATGAATAGTGTTCGCACGCCCCAGGACGTCATTTTCCATCAAGAGCTTCTGCATCTGAGCGCTGAGATGGGCGAGCGGTTGCAGCTCGCCATTGTGCCCAGCATTGTGCCAAACGGCCTGGCCTGGAACGGGCTTCACGGTCGGATCGATGAGGCGCAGCTTCGCAGCTTCGCCCCGGATTTCCTGGAGCGCGAAGTCTTTGTCTGTGGGCCAAACGGCTACATGGACGCCGTCAGGCAGATGTTGGACGGCCTGGGCTTTCCGATGGAGCGTTATCACGATGAAAGCTTCGGAGGGTCTGTCTCAAAGATCCCCCCGCAGGCCCTTGCCCCGCAACAGCGGCCAAACAGCTTGCCCGCCGATCCGAAAGAGAGCCAGCCGATACGTCTGCCTGTCGCAACCGTAGAGACGACAAAGGAAAAGCCCAGGGCGGGCGCTGCCGAAGTGACGCTGGATGACACAGACGATGTCTTCTTGGTTCAACCCGGCCAGACGATCCTTGAAGCGGCAGAGCAAAACGGGATCACGCTGGACAGTGCCTGCCGGTCCGGAGCGTGCGGAACCTGCAAGATGCGGGTCCTCTCCGGTCAGGTCGATATGGAGGACACGGGCGCGTTGAGCGTCGAAGAGGTCAGCGAAGGCTACGTTCTGACGTGTCTTGGTACAGCCGAAGGCAAGGTCACTCTGACAACCTGA
- a CDS encoding LysR family transcriptional regulator — translation MPASNRELEEFDDSNLSDIDLNLLVTLSALLRCKNVTHAGRDVRLSQPATSRALGRLRKMFDDPLLVKSDRSFELSPLARSIEAKLVTVLEDVYDIFNECRTEPDRFALALPDHQALLLTAPLSAYLRQISPSTVFLPLIGHNNVMPRLESGELDLAVGRADDAPPGFFCRTLPVISSRCLVSRDHPALEQRTSFAELGQFLSIRIGTAYQTGFGEVYDGLEAIRPRGRETLTVPDVQTAARLVLDTDAVLILPHCSATLLAERYGLATFVPHRDDIPDYQISLIWHERCHRNSIHAAIRSKIASLITDA, via the coding sequence ATGCCTGCAAGCAATCGGGAACTGGAAGAATTCGATGACAGCAATCTCAGCGACATCGACTTAAATCTGTTGGTCACGCTCAGCGCGCTCTTGCGCTGCAAGAACGTTACACATGCCGGCAGGGATGTCAGGCTTAGCCAACCCGCCACTAGCCGTGCGCTTGGACGTTTGCGCAAGATGTTCGACGATCCGCTGCTGGTCAAATCCGACCGCAGCTTTGAACTCAGCCCGCTTGCGCGTTCGATCGAGGCCAAGTTGGTTACCGTGCTGGAAGACGTCTACGACATCTTCAACGAATGCAGGACTGAGCCGGACCGTTTCGCGCTTGCGCTGCCGGACCATCAGGCGTTGTTGCTGACCGCCCCGCTCAGCGCCTATTTGCGCCAGATCTCTCCGAGCACCGTTTTTTTGCCGCTGATCGGGCACAACAACGTGATGCCCAGGTTGGAGAGCGGGGAACTTGATCTGGCCGTCGGGCGCGCGGACGATGCGCCCCCCGGTTTTTTCTGTCGCACGCTTCCGGTCATCTCGTCCCGGTGTCTGGTAAGCCGCGATCATCCCGCGCTGGAACAACGCACCTCTTTTGCAGAGCTTGGCCAGTTCCTTTCAATCCGGATCGGCACGGCCTACCAGACCGGGTTCGGAGAGGTGTATGATGGCCTAGAGGCTATACGTCCCCGAGGCAGAGAAACCCTGACCGTGCCGGACGTGCAAACCGCTGCCCGTCTGGTTCTCGATACCGACGCGGTTTTGATCCTGCCCCATTGTTCCGCGACCCTGCTGGCCGAGCGCTACGGTCTGGCCACGTTCGTTCCCCATCGTGATGATATTCCCGACTACCAGATCTCGCTGATCTGGCATGAGCGCTGTCACCGAAACAGCATACACGCGGCGATCCGAAGCAAGATCGCGTCCCTGATCACCGACGCCTGA
- a CDS encoding LysR family transcriptional regulator has protein sequence MEYAFEQKDPPRFSAQIRPPRSLRRSRQYLDGKLAGIDLNLLTALEALLISQNVTHAAKRLGQSQPAMSRALARLRDLLGDDLLVRSSTGMRLTSHGEHLAQKVPAAMSQIRQLVAARDTSAVEVKLSVSSHLAPAILPEIHKATRGSPFVLSMLTHGSVSEGLDRISNRTADFLLGQFDDLGPDLESRALFWEDFVTLLSPKSAYLNGGRIAAADFTKLTHVNLVTNGRESFPQIGQALSQIGMSRNNLVEIPDVASAAFMAAEGGLALTVPRTVASWVTKLLHLTAVTPPVVIARQPISLVWRCQRSTCDTPALVGSISNAVLASLDNSAQDVALTG, from the coding sequence ATGGAATATGCTTTCGAACAGAAAGATCCACCACGCTTTTCGGCGCAAATCCGCCCTCCTCGTTCTCTCAGACGCAGCAGACAGTATCTTGACGGCAAGTTGGCGGGGATCGACCTCAACTTGCTGACCGCTCTTGAGGCGTTGCTGATCAGTCAGAACGTCACGCATGCGGCCAAAAGGCTTGGTCAAAGCCAACCGGCAATGAGCCGGGCGCTCGCACGCTTGCGGGATCTTTTGGGGGATGACCTTCTGGTGCGCAGTTCGACCGGGATGCGCCTGACCTCTCACGGTGAACATCTGGCACAAAAGGTCCCCGCTGCGATGAGCCAGATCCGTCAGCTTGTCGCGGCACGTGACACATCCGCGGTCGAGGTGAAATTGTCGGTCAGCTCTCACCTCGCCCCTGCGATACTGCCAGAGATCCACAAGGCGACACGGGGATCGCCTTTCGTGTTGAGCATGCTGACCCATGGCAGCGTAAGCGAAGGGCTTGATCGCATCTCCAATCGGACCGCCGACTTTCTGCTGGGTCAGTTCGACGATCTTGGTCCTGACCTCGAATCGCGTGCCCTGTTCTGGGAAGACTTCGTGACCCTGCTCTCCCCCAAGTCTGCGTATCTGAATGGAGGACGGATCGCGGCGGCGGATTTCACAAAGCTCACGCATGTCAATCTGGTGACCAACGGACGGGAAAGCTTTCCTCAGATCGGGCAGGCATTGTCGCAGATCGGGATGAGCCGCAACAATCTGGTAGAGATACCCGACGTGGCGTCGGCCGCCTTCATGGCGGCTGAGGGCGGATTGGCCCTAACCGTGCCACGCACGGTCGCAAGTTGGGTGACCAAGCTGCTGCACCTGACGGCTGTGACGCCACCCGTTGTGATCGCGCGGCAGCCGATCTCCCTTGTCTGGCGGTGTCAGCGCTCAACATGCGACACCCCCGCGCTCGTCGGTAGTATTTCGAACGCTGTCCTGGCTTCTCTCGACAACAGTGCTCAGGACGTTGCCTTGACTGGATGA
- the tssK gene encoding type VI secretion system baseplate subunit TssK, which yields MSWDNRVVWSEGLFLRPQHLQQADRYAERFARDMTSALRGDAWGITELTLNQEMLKLGKIGIETAAGIMEDGTPFAIPEDADPPVPYCPPEHLKNETVHLCLPLRQPGMPDIDTRSDPDLPLRYGISDEALIDVASTERDSAEIEIARLQFRILPDSAERDGFVCLPLTRVTEARANKTLVLDKGHVPPVLDCQASAVLTGYVTEIAGLLHHRAEALGGRVAASGTRGVAEIADFLLLQVVNRYTPVFDHFGTVSRLHPERLYIVMAQLAGELATYAQANKRSPKLTQYDHADLAASFQPVIASIRTSLNAVLDQSALSIPLREHKYGVHLAEVTDRKLFAQATFVLAVKADVPTERLRRDFPAQVKIGPAERIKELVNVALPGISVDPLPVAPRQIPFHVSTSYFEIDQKSPHWKDMRHSGGLAMHVSGEFPGLEIALWAIRGQ from the coding sequence ATGTCTTGGGACAATCGTGTCGTCTGGTCCGAAGGGCTTTTTCTACGACCGCAGCACCTCCAGCAAGCTGACCGTTATGCGGAACGGTTTGCACGGGACATGACGTCAGCCCTTCGCGGAGATGCCTGGGGCATTACCGAGCTGACCCTCAACCAGGAGATGTTGAAGCTTGGCAAAATCGGAATCGAAACGGCGGCCGGCATCATGGAAGATGGCACGCCCTTCGCCATACCCGAGGATGCAGATCCCCCGGTTCCCTATTGCCCGCCCGAGCATCTGAAAAATGAGACGGTGCATCTGTGCCTGCCGCTTCGCCAACCCGGCATGCCGGACATTGATACCCGGTCTGATCCCGATCTGCCTTTGCGGTATGGCATCTCGGACGAAGCGCTGATCGACGTCGCATCCACCGAACGCGACAGCGCCGAGATCGAGATCGCGCGCCTTCAATTCCGGATCTTGCCCGACAGTGCCGAACGCGATGGCTTTGTCTGTTTGCCACTCACCCGGGTGACCGAAGCGCGGGCGAACAAGACGCTGGTTTTGGACAAGGGCCACGTTCCGCCCGTTCTGGATTGCCAGGCATCTGCGGTTCTGACGGGCTATGTCACAGAAATCGCAGGCTTGTTGCACCACCGCGCAGAGGCGCTGGGGGGTCGGGTTGCGGCGTCCGGAACGCGTGGCGTGGCCGAAATTGCAGATTTTCTTCTTTTGCAGGTGGTCAACAGATACACTCCGGTTTTCGATCACTTTGGCACTGTGTCACGGCTTCATCCGGAACGGCTTTATATCGTCATGGCCCAGCTTGCGGGTGAATTGGCCACGTATGCGCAAGCGAACAAACGCAGCCCCAAGCTCACGCAATACGATCACGCGGATCTTGCGGCCAGCTTTCAGCCGGTGATTGCGTCGATCCGCACATCACTGAATGCCGTTCTCGATCAAAGCGCCCTGTCGATCCCGCTGCGCGAGCACAAATACGGCGTGCATCTCGCCGAGGTCACAGATCGCAAGCTCTTTGCTCAGGCGACCTTTGTTCTGGCGGTCAAAGCGGATGTGCCGACCGAACGGCTGCGCCGCGACTTCCCCGCACAGGTAAAGATCGGGCCGGCCGAGCGGATCAAGGAACTGGTCAACGTGGCCTTGCCGGGCATATCGGTCGATCCGCTCCCCGTCGCGCCGCGTCAGATCCCTTTTCACGTGTCGACCAGCTACTTCGAAATCGACCAGAAAAGCCCGCACTGGAAAGACATGCGGCATTCCGGCGGCCTGGCCATGCATGTCTCGGGTGAGTTTCCGGGGCTTGAGATCGCACTCTGGGCCATTCGGGGACAATAG
- the tagH gene encoding type VI secretion system-associated FHA domain protein TagH translates to MEGDVQKPGLHLAVQSKTGERPAGLDPDGRISVISGLSVGRGEDNDLVLPDPRRVISKHHCVISQIETGLVLVDHSRNGTFLNREAERLQQDTPVPLAEGDVIRIGDFSLTVLQDNEEEQEVSDKIPEPSAEQTFLGAVPMKQPELGFAPTSEKSLETEDAADLFADHQRGLFARPDLPAVADHLDSGRGAFVQPGTSSGPIPDDWNLMDELGQGHDVSSDMANGAFSEPLSHEAAVDPSDRRDVWAWPTEDDAGLENEGLRNGSSRKAEARPTKAGDWDANEIPVLPSQTPSGVTDAAAEKAFSAFLLSAGLDKADIPQGQHVEMMALAGAMLRETVTVLHRLLQAQSRLQNGIGGTAGSQNTNPLMLFGTPEEALHILLRPDLPGFMSGEAAAQQAGSQIGTFQEDLSTIMQDALQKALHDLSPGAISPATKGPNVFSNGYRRLWDAYDRTHTRIRGELEAELQKRFGSGAALRLANPGKTDDRYDG, encoded by the coding sequence ATGGAGGGCGACGTTCAGAAACCAGGTCTCCATCTCGCCGTGCAAAGCAAGACCGGAGAGCGCCCCGCCGGGCTTGATCCCGATGGCCGCATCTCCGTTATCTCAGGCCTCAGCGTGGGACGCGGCGAAGACAACGACCTGGTGTTGCCCGATCCCCGACGCGTGATTTCCAAACATCACTGCGTGATTTCCCAAATCGAAACCGGCCTCGTCCTCGTCGACCACAGCCGCAATGGGACGTTCCTCAACCGCGAGGCGGAGCGGCTGCAACAGGACACCCCCGTCCCGCTGGCCGAGGGCGACGTCATAAGGATCGGGGACTTTTCGTTGACCGTGCTTCAAGACAACGAAGAGGAGCAGGAGGTCAGCGATAAGATCCCTGAACCGTCGGCCGAACAGACTTTTCTTGGCGCGGTTCCGATGAAGCAGCCAGAGCTCGGTTTTGCGCCCACTTCCGAAAAGTCGCTGGAAACGGAAGATGCCGCAGACCTTTTCGCGGATCACCAGCGTGGACTGTTTGCCAGGCCTGATCTGCCCGCCGTGGCCGATCATCTCGACAGTGGGCGTGGCGCATTCGTGCAGCCCGGAACCTCCTCCGGCCCGATCCCGGACGACTGGAACCTCATGGATGAGCTTGGCCAAGGACACGATGTTTCATCGGATATGGCCAATGGCGCGTTTTCAGAACCTCTTTCACACGAAGCGGCGGTTGATCCATCTGATCGCAGGGACGTCTGGGCCTGGCCCACCGAGGACGACGCTGGATTGGAGAATGAGGGGTTGCGAAACGGATCCAGCCGCAAGGCCGAAGCACGCCCGACAAAGGCGGGGGATTGGGACGCAAACGAAATACCGGTGCTCCCGTCTCAAACGCCATCGGGCGTGACTGATGCGGCGGCTGAAAAAGCGTTCTCGGCTTTCCTTTTGTCCGCCGGTCTCGACAAGGCGGACATTCCCCAAGGCCAACATGTTGAAATGATGGCTCTCGCCGGCGCGATGTTGCGTGAGACTGTCACCGTGCTGCACCGTTTGCTGCAGGCACAAAGCAGGCTCCAGAACGGGATCGGCGGCACGGCTGGCTCGCAAAATACCAATCCCCTGATGCTTTTCGGGACACCTGAAGAGGCGTTGCATATCCTGCTCCGCCCGGATCTTCCGGGGTTCATGTCCGGCGAAGCGGCGGCACAGCAGGCTGGATCTCAGATCGGCACGTTTCAGGAAGACCTCTCAACGATCATGCAGGACGCCCTTCAAAAGGCGCTGCACGACCTCTCACCTGGCGCGATATCTCCCGCAACCAAGGGGCCCAACGTCTTTTCCAATGGCTATCGCCGTCTTTGGGACGCTTACGACCGGACCCACACCAGGATCAGAGGCGAGTTGGAAGCGGAGCTTCAAAAGCGATTTGGCTCCGGCGCTGCCCTCAGACTAGCCAATCCCGGCAAAACGGATGACCGTTATGATGGATGA